One Tolypothrix bouteillei VB521301 DNA window includes the following coding sequences:
- a CDS encoding ArsR/SmtB family transcription factor yields the protein MSRPAASADVFAAIADPTRRAILDRLLTGEQPVKQLAEPFAMSLPAISQHLQVLCDAGLVQMRKAGRQRLYRLNPEPLRQVSNWIADYEQFWQQKLDALGNYLEDNICSET from the coding sequence ATGAGTAGACCTGCTGCTAGTGCCGATGTCTTTGCAGCGATCGCAGATCCAACGCGACGGGCAATATTAGATCGGTTACTGACTGGGGAGCAACCAGTTAAACAGTTAGCTGAGCCTTTTGCCATGAGTTTGCCAGCTATTTCTCAACACTTACAAGTGCTTTGTGATGCTGGCTTAGTACAAATGAGAAAAGCGGGGCGACAGCGTCTGTATCGACTCAATCCCGAACCTCTTCGGCAAGTTTCTAACTGGATTGCCGATTACGAGCAGTTCTGGCAACAAAAACTAGACGCCTTAGGCAATTACTTAGAGGACAATATATGCTCCGAGACTTAA
- a CDS encoding prephenate dehydrogenase dimerization domain-containing protein translates to MIEKDGGNLIACEPQEHDKIMVAIQAIRNFTALSLGIFSSQEKIDLPRNLNFSSPTFRLEIGLVSRSLTQFASMIADILLATSERQQAIERLSATYSELAQLVVRGDRDALIHKFQIACNYFAGEIAMTVEESHHVL, encoded by the coding sequence ATGATTGAAAAGGATGGTGGTAACCTCATCGCCTGCGAACCGCAAGAGCACGACAAAATTATGGTCGCTATTCAGGCAATCCGCAACTTTACAGCATTGAGTCTCGGTATTTTCTCGAGTCAAGAGAAGATCGATCTCCCTCGCAATCTTAACTTCTCTAGCCCGACGTTCCGTCTAGAAATTGGTTTAGTTAGCCGCTCGTTGACTCAATTTGCATCAATGATAGCAGATATTTTGCTTGCAACATCAGAACGACAGCAAGCCATTGAGAGATTGTCAGCAACTTACAGTGAGTTAGCGCAATTGGTAGTTCGAGGCGATCGCGATGCTTTAATCCATAAGTTTCAAATAGCCTGCAATTATTTTGCCGGAGAAATTGCCATGACAGTAGAAGAAAGTCATCATGTGCTCTAA
- a CDS encoding alpha/beta fold hydrolase produces the protein MNRTEQLQDRYVKVGSVNTRYWQIGDSGSTVILLHGGGGYIELWKHNIFELAKHHRVYAFDMVGAGRSDKPDAKYTFDFMAQFTRDFMKALDIARASLIGTSAGGGVALTFTLNFPELVEGLILVGSAGLGKEISFWLRVTTLPGLDKLFSSPSQSSLAMLCKQAVYDSKLITDEIVKEFYQMARLPGAAEATLNVGRSNFNIWGQFYQPIAQRLPTIVAPTLIIWGRQDTMVPVTHAHNGAKTIPNARLEIIEECGHWAPIEYPQKFNQLVLEFLS, from the coding sequence ATGAATCGAACTGAGCAATTGCAAGATCGGTATGTCAAAGTTGGGTCTGTGAACACTCGATATTGGCAGATTGGTGACTCAGGTAGCACAGTCATCTTGCTTCACGGTGGTGGCGGTTATATTGAATTGTGGAAGCACAACATCTTTGAATTAGCTAAGCATCATCGCGTTTACGCTTTTGATATGGTGGGCGCAGGTCGATCCGATAAACCGGATGCCAAATACACCTTCGACTTTATGGCTCAGTTCACTCGGGATTTCATGAAGGCTTTAGATATCGCTCGTGCTAGTCTGATTGGTACTTCCGCAGGTGGTGGCGTTGCACTCACCTTTACACTGAACTTTCCAGAGTTAGTCGAGGGACTCATCCTTGTTGGCAGTGCTGGTTTGGGGAAAGAAATCAGTTTTTGGCTGCGAGTCACAACGCTTCCCGGTTTAGACAAGTTATTCAGTTCGCCGAGTCAATCAAGTCTTGCAATGTTGTGCAAACAGGCGGTCTACGACTCAAAACTAATTACTGATGAAATTGTCAAGGAGTTTTATCAAATGGCACGGCTACCTGGTGCGGCGGAAGCGACATTAAATGTAGGTCGTTCCAATTTCAACATTTGGGGACAATTCTATCAGCCGATCGCACAGAGGTTGCCTACCATTGTTGCTCCAACCCTCATCATTTGGGGTAGGCAAGATACAATGGTTCCTGTAACTCATGCTCACAATGGTGCTAAAACTATTCCGAATGCTCGGTTGGAAATTATTGAAGAGTGTGGCCATTGGGCTCCTATCGAATATCCACAGAAATTTAACCAGCTAGTTTTAGAGTTTCTATCGTGA
- a CDS encoding FAD-dependent monooxygenase, with protein MSQSSAIVDVLVVGAGPVGLTLANLLVSMGVRCRIITKEAYLRPVSESRAEGVHIRTLHLLEQLGVLEQAFSQGRPIHGATLHANGRVLGSFGLNDPQTPFFPGALILEQGKVERILADRFTTHGIALERGVELIDLQQEPDRVIATLKLADGQTSQTSARYVVGCDGAHSKVRHLIGASFEGTAHPGQYALADVQLNWYDQPYDDNLHIFLSPMLVLGRLAEGSWKIAAPLLSPIKLGEESETDFVLATLQQQMDRHKIPATLHSPRWTSLFRISTRMVNQMRDRRVFLAGDAAHIHSPMGGQGMNEGMQDALNLAWKLAIVLQRGAGDDLLDTYHAERHPSIAEVLHDTQRMTQLVEVQNPAIGHLRNAVLATAMHLEPIQTAMRLQFTGSRRALGTSDKAYSPFTHTLPFAGGPEVGHRAPDAQDIVIAGNPGKRLFQIWAEEPHPFCHRLLLFVGERSDIKQGTELSKLARQIEEQWGRVLRSYLIYSGDVAIAEALLQEIPTALKDVSGELHQRYSARTECLYLIRPDGFVGFRSQGIDVQLLQAFLYHMGLN; from the coding sequence ATGTCTCAATCTTCAGCGATCGTGGATGTTTTGGTAGTCGGAGCGGGTCCAGTTGGGCTAACTTTAGCCAACCTGCTTGTCAGCATGGGTGTGAGATGTCGTATCATAACCAAAGAGGCATATCTTCGTCCCGTGTCAGAGTCACGCGCTGAGGGAGTTCACATCCGCACGCTTCACTTGTTAGAACAACTAGGGGTATTAGAGCAGGCATTCTCACAAGGTAGACCGATACATGGTGCAACACTGCACGCTAACGGACGGGTATTGGGTAGTTTTGGCTTGAACGATCCACAAACCCCCTTCTTTCCGGGTGCTTTAATTCTGGAGCAGGGAAAAGTAGAGCGTATTCTTGCCGATCGCTTCACAACACATGGCATCGCTTTGGAACGGGGTGTTGAGTTGATCGATTTGCAACAGGAACCAGATCGGGTGATTGCAACTTTAAAATTGGCAGATGGGCAAACCAGTCAGACAAGCGCTCGTTATGTAGTTGGTTGCGATGGAGCACACAGCAAGGTGCGTCACTTAATTGGAGCAAGCTTTGAGGGAACAGCTCATCCCGGACAGTATGCCCTAGCCGATGTACAACTGAACTGGTACGACCAACCCTATGATGACAATTTGCATATTTTTCTCAGCCCGATGCTAGTGTTAGGAAGGCTGGCAGAGGGTAGTTGGAAAATAGCAGCACCGTTGCTCTCCCCCATCAAGCTAGGGGAGGAGTCAGAGACAGATTTTGTGCTGGCAACGCTGCAACAGCAGATGGACCGACATAAGATTCCTGCAACGCTGCACAGCCCCCGATGGACATCGCTTTTTCGTATTAGCACTCGTATGGTGAATCAGATGCGAGATCGCCGGGTGTTTTTGGCAGGTGATGCGGCACACATTCACAGTCCGATGGGGGGACAGGGAATGAATGAAGGAATGCAAGATGCGTTGAATCTAGCTTGGAAATTGGCAATTGTGCTTCAGAGGGGGGCAGGAGATGATTTGTTGGATACCTATCACGCGGAGCGACACCCATCGATCGCTGAAGTGCTGCACGATACCCAACGCATGACTCAACTGGTTGAAGTCCAAAACCCTGCGATCGGTCATTTGCGTAATGCAGTGCTTGCTACAGCCATGCACTTAGAGCCGATTCAAACAGCAATGCGGCTACAGTTCACAGGCAGTCGGCGGGCATTAGGTACGTCTGACAAAGCTTATTCCCCGTTCACCCATACTCTCCCGTTTGCAGGTGGACCTGAAGTTGGGCATCGTGCTCCCGATGCCCAAGACATTGTAATAGCAGGCAATCCGGGAAAGCGCCTGTTTCAAATTTGGGCGGAGGAGCCGCACCCCTTCTGCCATCGTTTGCTGTTGTTTGTGGGTGAACGTTCGGATATAAAACAAGGAACTGAATTGAGTAAACTAGCACGACAAATTGAGGAGCAATGGGGTAGGGTTTTGCGATCGTATCTCATCTATTCCGGTGATGTTGCGATCGCAGAGGCTTTATTGCAAGAAATTCCAACTGCTTTAAAGGATGTCTCGGGTGAACTACATCAGCGTTATAGTGCGCGAACCGAATGCCTCTACTTGATTCGCCCAGATGGCTTTGTTGGATTTCGCAGTCAAGGAATAGACGTACAATTGTTGCAAGCATTTCTGTATCACATGGGGCTAAATTGA
- a CDS encoding iron uptake porin, giving the protein MTLRHRFPNLSVIGSLSLLGIVTQQHPTRAETDIPENIPFEKILAVETNLPSKVLAPSRTVIYARKKSQQNQLFTAEAVISCGFSNTNLACSNKKDEKFSPTNIELRNQEENIQETESKSLAQLMIEKSKTLESKNREWRVTPQNKNLESSSSPYSLRPYKRKNSKENFSQFSNLNDSVRFFSETATTSKPLKSSSEMADSTKKSSSQSSLPYSLRAKNLVDSVKFFSEESPIVNSSPTQEVFDFTQVSTKIYSEKTFSAPYSLRPYSSSSREGISEKKPTILELVELWEPKDNIASVADLTTTTPTDKDNTILEPKKNSKEQPISSSSKDLSLDLTTREAPNTSVLPIEQTVPRQIDTVNRRDLDNQQIAEVEITPVSQLEDRQISEVDMTPVSQLDDIQPSDWAFQALYSLNDRYGINKTNPNGGFRGNRALTRYEFANALQTTIEQINELVAQGNTPAISRDDIAILERLREEFAAELTKLQGRVDTLEVRTSELQANQFSTTTKLTGQVIFGVTGGSFSGDRIVDVTGREITTKQPNPTFVYRAALDFNTSFSGSDLLKIRLDAGSDGADDNAAGFLEPSLGSVLDFAAKPPVEQLGISRLFYTFSPLKNVILSLGPKIVLSDYIDTNRYANLSFLDFSTQAFVNNYLLFPVQGLGAGAVISWNPGDGPFTARAGYIAAAANEPTSRDSTSFVPGIFPIGYTLYPNGGSTGGFFGDPHQGIAEVEYAPSKNFAVRLQYAFGNILGGQFNVFGANFELALSDRFGVFGRYGHASYKDTSFGDISPTYWMLGLAFPDLFVRGAKAGIAVGQPFISRDVGNATQTNFEAFYNYPISNNIQIAPVIQVITNPGNQESNGTVLTGTLRTVFSF; this is encoded by the coding sequence ATGACTTTAAGACATCGTTTTCCCAATTTATCTGTTATTGGTAGCTTAAGTCTTCTTGGTATAGTTACCCAACAACATCCAACTCGTGCCGAAACAGACATACCTGAAAACATTCCTTTTGAGAAAATTTTAGCTGTCGAGACAAATTTACCTTCTAAGGTATTAGCACCTTCTAGAACAGTGATATATGCTCGAAAAAAATCTCAACAAAATCAGCTTTTTACCGCAGAAGCAGTTATATCTTGTGGATTTTCCAACACAAATTTAGCGTGCTCCAATAAAAAAGATGAAAAATTTTCTCCTACAAATATAGAGTTAAGAAACCAGGAAGAAAATATCCAAGAAACTGAATCGAAAAGTTTGGCACAATTAATGATTGAAAAATCAAAAACTTTAGAAAGTAAGAATCGTGAGTGGAGAGTTACACCACAAAATAAAAATCTAGAATCTTCTTCATCTCCATACTCTCTACGTCCATATAAAAGAAAGAATTCAAAAGAAAATTTCTCACAATTTTCCAATCTTAATGATTCTGTAAGATTCTTTTCAGAAACTGCTACGACTTCCAAACCTTTAAAATCATCATCCGAAATGGCTGATTCTACAAAAAAATCTTCATCTCAATCTTCTCTTCCTTACTCTTTACGTGCAAAAAATCTTGTTGATTCTGTCAAATTCTTCTCGGAGGAATCTCCAATCGTCAACTCTTCACCAACTCAAGAAGTTTTTGATTTTACACAAGTTTCTACAAAAATATATTCAGAAAAAACTTTCAGTGCGCCTTATTCTTTACGTCCATACAGTAGTAGTTCAAGAGAAGGAATTTCTGAAAAAAAACCTACTATCTTAGAATTAGTTGAACTTTGGGAACCCAAAGATAATATAGCTTCCGTTGCCGATCTTACTACCACAACCCCAACAGACAAAGATAACACCATATTAGAGCCAAAAAAAAACTCAAAGGAACAACCCATTTCCAGTTCCTCTAAAGATTTATCATTAGATCTGACAACAAGAGAAGCCCCCAATACGAGTGTTCTTCCCATTGAACAAACTGTTCCCAGACAAATAGATACAGTCAACCGCAGAGATTTAGATAACCAACAAATAGCAGAAGTTGAGATAACGCCTGTCAGTCAACTAGAAGATCGGCAAATATCAGAAGTTGATATGACCCCCGTCAGTCAACTGGATGATATCCAACCATCTGATTGGGCTTTTCAAGCACTTTATTCTTTAAACGATCGCTATGGTATTAATAAAACCAATCCAAATGGTGGATTTCGAGGTAACCGAGCCTTGACTCGTTATGAATTTGCCAACGCACTGCAAACAACAATTGAGCAAATCAACGAGCTTGTAGCACAAGGGAATACCCCCGCTATTTCCCGTGATGATATAGCTATTTTAGAACGCCTTCGGGAAGAGTTTGCTGCTGAGTTAACTAAGTTACAAGGGCGTGTAGACACATTAGAGGTTCGTACTTCTGAATTGCAAGCCAACCAGTTTTCAACAACAACCAAGTTAACAGGTCAAGTCATCTTTGGTGTGACGGGAGGTAGTTTTAGTGGCGATCGCATTGTTGACGTGACAGGGAGAGAAATTACGACAAAACAACCCAATCCAACCTTTGTTTATCGAGCAGCTTTGGATTTTAACACGAGTTTCAGTGGTTCTGATTTGTTAAAAATCCGATTGGATGCAGGAAGCGATGGTGCGGATGATAATGCTGCAGGATTTCTTGAACCCAGCCTTGGTAGCGTTTTGGATTTTGCTGCAAAACCTCCAGTAGAACAATTGGGTATTTCCCGTCTCTTCTATACTTTCTCTCCTCTTAAAAACGTAATTCTTTCCCTCGGTCCAAAAATAGTTCTTAGCGATTACATAGACACAAACCGCTACGCCAACCTCAGCTTTTTAGATTTTTCCACTCAAGCATTTGTTAACAACTATCTTTTGTTTCCAGTTCAGGGCTTGGGTGCAGGTGCTGTCATTAGTTGGAACCCAGGCGATGGTCCTTTTACAGCACGAGCAGGTTATATAGCGGCGGCTGCTAATGAACCAACTTCAAGAGATTCGACTTCCTTTGTTCCTGGTATTTTTCCAATAGGATACACTCTTTACCCTAATGGAGGTAGTACTGGGGGATTCTTTGGCGATCCCCATCAAGGGATAGCTGAAGTAGAATATGCGCCCTCTAAAAACTTTGCAGTTCGTCTCCAGTATGCTTTTGGTAATATTTTAGGTGGACAATTTAATGTCTTTGGAGCCAACTTTGAATTAGCTTTGTCAGATCGATTTGGTGTCTTTGGACGCTACGGTCATGCTAGTTATAAAGACACAAGTTTTGGTGATATCAGCCCCACTTACTGGATGCTAGGTCTGGCTTTTCCCGATCTATTTGTGCGAGGTGCTAAAGCAGGTATTGCTGTTGGTCAGCCCTTTATATCTCGTGATGTTGGTAATGCCACTCAAACTAATTTTGAAGCTTTTTACAACTATCCCATTAGCAACAATATTCAAATTGCCCCAGTCATACAAGTCATTACAAACCCAGGCAATCAGGAAAGCAATGGTACCGTTCTTACAGGTACACTCCGCACAGTGTTTTCTTTCTAA
- a CDS encoding pentapeptide repeat-containing protein — protein sequence MKHNSLKIYLNVAIGSMALVTTPVYAANPIHIQQLLTTKKCVKCNLSQANLQGADLDYANLQDSNLSGTILSGANLQYANFQNANLSGADLIQANLSEANFSSANLQKAKLSQANLSSASLQKTDLSQANLVQANLSRAIFWQANLRQANLSKANLWQANLSVLGSLQQANLTGAKLWQANLRQANLQEANFTQADLSQADLTSARIQKSKLWYANLSQSVLEGVNLQEADLEAANLQGAKMPNGEIYSSSAPSIPILHILLSTFSIFGAAIAFWRLAKS from the coding sequence ATGAAACACAATTCACTCAAAATTTATCTAAATGTTGCAATCGGTAGTATGGCTCTAGTCACAACTCCAGTATATGCGGCAAATCCCATACATATCCAGCAACTACTAACAACAAAAAAGTGTGTTAAATGCAATTTATCGCAAGCTAACCTACAGGGAGCAGATCTGGATTACGCCAATCTTCAGGACAGCAACTTATCAGGAACTATTTTATCAGGAGCTAACCTTCAGTATGCTAACTTTCAAAATGCTAATTTGTCTGGAGCCGATTTGATACAAGCTAACTTGTCAGAAGCTAATTTCTCATCTGCAAATCTTCAGAAAGCTAAGCTTTCCCAAGCAAACTTATCATCGGCGAGTCTTCAAAAAACCGATCTATCCCAAGCCAATCTTGTGCAAGCTAATTTATCGCGAGCTATCTTTTGGCAAGCCAACCTGCGACAAGCTAACTTATCCAAAGCCAACTTGTGGCAAGCCAATTTATCGGTTTTAGGTAGCCTTCAGCAAGCTAATTTAACAGGAGCTAAGCTATGGCAAGCTAATCTACGACAAGCAAACCTACAGGAAGCCAACTTTACACAAGCCGATCTTTCACAAGCCGATCTTACATCAGCACGCATTCAGAAAAGCAAGCTGTGGTATGCTAATCTGTCGCAATCGGTTCTTGAGGGAGTTAACCTTCAAGAAGCAGATCTTGAGGCGGCTAACCTTCAGGGGGCAAAAATGCCCAATGGTGAAATATATTCTTCATCTGCTCCCAGTATCCCTATTCTTCATATTCTTCTCAGTACTTTTAGCATTTTTGGCGCTGCGATCGCGTTTTGGCGACTGGCAAAAAGTTAA
- a CDS encoding TetR/AcrR family transcriptional regulator, translated as MTTTNENRRKMSEKAQRILEGAMQEFMAQGYTAASMDRIAVAAGVSKPTLYSYFQDKEGLFAALIEQLAQKQYRTIVGLDNAQIPQDEAEVVLRQIATNLLDTILNNEQLLALIRLAIAESGRFPTLAKTFIRAVDKPAIALLSQYLASRPELKLQHPEAVAQTFIGTLVYFVISQELLQGKDVLPISRDNLIDTLISLIAGIRK; from the coding sequence ATGACGACAACTAATGAAAATCGGCGCAAAATGTCTGAGAAAGCCCAGCGAATTTTAGAAGGGGCAATGCAGGAGTTTATGGCGCAGGGCTATACAGCTGCAAGTATGGATAGAATTGCTGTTGCTGCAGGAGTTTCAAAACCGACGCTCTATAGCTATTTTCAGGATAAGGAAGGATTGTTCGCGGCGCTGATCGAGCAACTCGCTCAGAAGCAATATCGCACTATTGTGGGACTTGATAATGCCCAAATCCCTCAAGATGAAGCTGAAGTTGTACTGCGGCAAATTGCAACGAATTTGCTCGATACAATTCTTAATAATGAACAGTTACTAGCACTGATTCGACTGGCGATTGCTGAGTCGGGACGCTTTCCAACTCTGGCTAAGACGTTCATTCGTGCAGTAGATAAACCAGCGATCGCACTCCTGAGTCAATACTTAGCCTCACGTCCAGAACTGAAGTTACAACATCCGGAAGCTGTTGCTCAAACCTTTATCGGAACGTTGGTGTATTTTGTCATCTCACAGGAGCTACTACAGGGCAAAGACGTTTTACCGATAAGTCGCGATAACCTGATTGATACCTTAATTTCGTTGATTGCAGGCATTCGCAAATAA
- a CDS encoding DUF4336 domain-containing protein, protein MKVQETQGQENNSRDFSWQFWPALPLYPFGERRTIRKEVVRDTIWTFDQLQGIFYVVVPIRMTVVKLEGGGLLVYAPVAPTPECIRLVNELVAEHGNVKYIILPTISGLEHKVFVGPFARYFPESQVFVAPKQWSFPLNLPLTWLGLPRKRTQVLPEDSSQTPFGKQFDYAILGPIELGPGRFAEVAFFDKRSHSLLVTDSVLSVPEEPPAIVQLDPYPLLFHAKDKASDLIEDNQANRRKGWQRIALFALYFQPSLLEVIKWGEVFRNVLKASERSKKAYFGLFPFKWKPDWKQSFDALRGDGRLFVAPILQTLILNRAPQETINWANKVASWDFQWIISCHFDAPIKAKPHQFRQAFSFLEKNPAVSSGVFSSSSYPLPEEDFKTLRELDEGLSKFGIVPPAKEKL, encoded by the coding sequence ATGAAGGTGCAGGAAACGCAGGGACAAGAGAACAATTCTAGGGACTTTTCATGGCAATTCTGGCCTGCTTTGCCACTTTATCCCTTTGGTGAACGGCGGACAATTCGCAAAGAAGTGGTAAGGGACACAATTTGGACTTTTGACCAGCTTCAAGGTATTTTCTACGTCGTTGTGCCTATTCGCATGACCGTAGTAAAGTTAGAAGGAGGGGGTCTCCTCGTTTACGCGCCTGTTGCGCCAACCCCAGAATGTATCCGCCTAGTGAATGAGTTGGTAGCAGAGCACGGTAACGTCAAGTACATCATCCTGCCAACTATCTCAGGTTTGGAACACAAAGTATTTGTTGGTCCTTTTGCCAGATATTTTCCTGAATCTCAGGTATTTGTTGCTCCCAAGCAGTGGAGTTTCCCTCTCAATCTTCCACTCACTTGGCTTGGTTTACCCAGAAAACGCACTCAGGTACTTCCAGAAGATAGCAGTCAAACTCCCTTTGGTAAGCAGTTTGATTACGCCATCCTCGGTCCGATTGAACTTGGACCGGGTCGGTTTGCAGAAGTCGCCTTCTTTGACAAGCGATCGCACTCACTCCTGGTAACAGATTCAGTCCTTTCCGTACCGGAAGAACCGCCTGCGATCGTGCAATTAGATCCATACCCCCTACTATTTCATGCCAAAGACAAAGCATCCGATCTCATCGAAGACAACCAAGCAAATCGCCGTAAGGGATGGCAGAGAATTGCTTTATTTGCTTTGTACTTCCAGCCAAGTTTGCTAGAAGTCATAAAATGGGGAGAAGTGTTTCGCAATGTCTTAAAAGCGTCCGAACGTTCCAAAAAAGCTTATTTTGGGTTATTTCCTTTCAAATGGAAACCTGATTGGAAGCAATCTTTTGATGCATTGAGAGGAGATGGGCGTCTATTTGTCGCACCAATTTTACAAACTCTCATTCTCAATCGCGCACCTCAAGAAACTATCAATTGGGCTAATAAGGTAGCGAGTTGGGATTTTCAGTGGATAATTTCCTGCCATTTTGATGCCCCTATTAAGGCAAAACCGCACCAGTTTCGTCAAGCATTCTCCTTTCTAGAAAAGAACCCGGCTGTCAGTAGTGGTGTATTCAGCAGTAGCAGTTATCCCCTACCAGAAGAAGATTTTAAAACACTTAGGGAACTTGATGAAGGTCTCAGCAAGTTTGGTATTGTACCACCAGCAAAGGAGAAATTGTAA
- a CDS encoding SRPBCC family protein, producing the protein MLRDLKKEIFYPYPPEKVWQVLTNRRALAAWLMENNFEPRVGHKFQFQDSTLPGLNESIDCEVIELDEPNRLSYTWQDRFMSRPSTVTWILEPQEGGTQLRLEHKILQSLPTESPQPKYSHTGNLNHRYGTTALAYMPETRTQELRERTSTFNSLLNGAFATSPNTSVILTSFLNSRWEHKLESLLQMVSC; encoded by the coding sequence ATGCTCCGAGACTTAAAAAAAGAAATTTTCTATCCATACCCGCCCGAAAAGGTTTGGCAAGTGCTTACCAACCGCCGTGCCTTGGCTGCATGGTTAATGGAAAATAATTTTGAGCCGCGAGTGGGGCATAAATTTCAATTTCAAGACTCTACATTGCCCGGTCTAAATGAAAGTATTGATTGTGAAGTGATTGAATTAGATGAGCCAAACCGTCTTTCCTACACGTGGCAGGACAGATTTATGTCCCGACCTTCCACAGTCACGTGGATTTTAGAACCACAGGAAGGAGGAACTCAATTGCGTTTGGAACACAAAATTCTACAATCGCTCCCTACAGAATCACCCCAACCAAAGTATTCTCACACTGGTAATTTAAATCACCGATATGGAACAACTGCTTTAGCTTATATGCCTGAAACAAGAACTCAGGAATTGAGGGAACGAACTTCCACGTTTAATTCTTTATTAAATGGAGCGTTCGCAACAAGTCCAAATACAAGCGTAATCCTCACGTCATTTTTAAATAGCCGATGGGAACATAAACTGGAATCTCTGCTACAAATGGTTAGTTGCTAA